A genomic stretch from Petrimonas mucosa includes:
- a CDS encoding phosphodiester glycosidase family protein, with product MKNGFKFIIFLTTCLAGVFYACTENDEDVVESIPFSSIKVEVDGELVEAQFLDDKNLLLSYENAENFSSAKLKVDLNEGYSVIFPTDVDSFDISNYPVVNFRAPDNRIIKYWFEITSRAFPIIDGSKIGVEGIGLGDVTVQNSTKEVIITFDKNKMDLGGIKLFFEEGSLMEGAVVEGDLFFDFSQGVPQELNIKMGEKDRVYKVVLNLSKVMDDPKKYGFADITGNILKGELAEYINLYQATSVVNFPVENNAPETPWSWDVPEYMLDEYMAYVGDWKPDRLLKSVSGINFTYATIDINKATASLVTNPSKRIVVNGSEGVVAMSGLSASDATVIYHEGNVINNWTSDGAPWRSTLGFTPEGKISFSNAALYNGRMVKLPFNTDYVGDGYIESGEAWDVTSAVYGKPWIVRDGYLMTRWDMYINDGTGWEIAMGEAWNGVDRSRSFIGLTYDNKIGMAVISHGMSIPQAAWLLNKLGWKDVFFVGGSYWQDNDFQPVLYIDGKLVAGNQGQVSQYCIAIDIKNK from the coding sequence ATGAAAAACGGATTTAAATTTATTATTTTTTTAACTACTTGTTTGGCGGGTGTTTTCTACGCTTGTACCGAAAATGATGAGGATGTTGTTGAGAGCATTCCCTTTTCATCTATAAAGGTCGAAGTGGATGGAGAGCTCGTGGAAGCTCAATTCTTAGATGATAAGAATCTATTGTTGTCGTATGAAAATGCGGAGAATTTTTCTTCAGCCAAATTGAAAGTCGACTTGAATGAGGGTTATAGCGTTATTTTCCCTACCGATGTGGATAGTTTTGATATAAGCAACTATCCGGTCGTTAACTTCAGAGCTCCCGACAACAGAATAATCAAGTATTGGTTTGAGATTACTTCACGCGCATTTCCGATTATTGATGGATCGAAAATCGGCGTGGAGGGAATTGGTTTAGGAGATGTAACGGTGCAAAATTCCACAAAAGAAGTAATCATCACATTCGATAAGAACAAGATGGATCTGGGTGGAATTAAACTTTTCTTTGAAGAAGGTTCGCTGATGGAAGGTGCCGTGGTTGAAGGGGATCTGTTCTTTGATTTTTCACAGGGTGTTCCTCAGGAACTCAACATCAAAATGGGAGAGAAGGATCGGGTATATAAGGTGGTACTGAATTTATCGAAGGTAATGGATGACCCGAAGAAATATGGATTTGCGGATATAACCGGAAACATATTGAAGGGTGAACTGGCTGAGTATATAAATCTGTATCAGGCGACGAGCGTCGTGAACTTCCCCGTTGAAAATAATGCTCCCGAAACTCCATGGAGCTGGGATGTGCCTGAGTATATGTTGGATGAGTATATGGCATACGTGGGCGACTGGAAGCCAGACAGACTTTTGAAGAGTGTAAGTGGAATTAATTTCACCTACGCAACCATTGATATCAATAAAGCTACTGCTTCGCTTGTTACCAACCCGAGTAAGAGGATTGTTGTGAACGGTAGTGAGGGTGTTGTCGCTATGAGTGGATTATCGGCTTCGGATGCGACTGTAATTTATCATGAAGGAAATGTGATTAACAATTGGACTTCGGATGGGGCACCATGGAGATCTACACTTGGTTTCACTCCCGAAGGCAAGATATCTTTCTCGAATGCGGCTCTTTATAACGGAAGGATGGTTAAGTTGCCATTTAACACAGATTATGTGGGCGACGGATATATTGAATCGGGTGAGGCCTGGGATGTGACATCGGCAGTGTATGGAAAGCCCTGGATTGTACGTGATGGCTATCTGATGACACGTTGGGATATGTATATAAATGATGGAACCGGATGGGAGATTGCTATGGGAGAAGCATGGAATGGCGTGGATAGATCAAGATCTTTCATTGGGCTCACCTACGATAATAAGATTGGTATGGCGGTAATCTCGCATGGGATGAGTATTCCGCAGGCTGCGTGGCTTCTCAACAAGTTGGGATGGAAAGACGTGTTCTTTGTGGGAGGTAGTTATTGGCAAGACAATGATTTCCAGCCTGTTTTGTATATAGACGGTAAATTGGTCGCAGGTAATCAGGGACAAGTATCGCAGTACTGCATTGCAATTGACATTAAAAATAAATGA
- a CDS encoding IS30 family transposase, translating into MKKYKQLTSEQRYAIYLGLENGDTQRTIASLIGVSPSAVSRELQRNKDKRGGYSWRLAHEMAMERRERLPGNRATPEWIKQKVIRLVRKDWSPGQISGHLRKKENIRVSHETIYKWIREDKKAGGDLYKHCRHRLKHRKRPVGSVRGIPNRRSIRERPVEADGKRFGDFEMDTMIGADQSEAILTVTERKTNLVMIGELPRGRDSKGLAKVLCRMLLPYKDVIRTITTDNGLEFAAHERITEMLEAPVYFTDPYSAWQKGSIENANKLIRQYIPKEASFKDYPPDRLKRIQHRLNERPRKKLDFNTPKVEFYKQLM; encoded by the coding sequence ATGAAAAAATACAAACAGTTAACTTCAGAACAAAGGTACGCGATTTATTTAGGTTTAGAAAACGGTGACACCCAGCGGACGATCGCGAGCTTGATAGGTGTCAGTCCTTCAGCGGTGTCCAGGGAGTTGCAGCGCAACAAGGACAAGCGCGGGGGCTACTCGTGGCGACTGGCCCACGAGATGGCGATGGAGAGAAGGGAACGCCTGCCCGGCAACCGGGCCACCCCGGAATGGATCAAACAAAAGGTGATCCGGCTCGTGCGCAAGGACTGGTCGCCCGGGCAAATCAGCGGACACCTGAGAAAGAAGGAGAATATCCGGGTCTCCCACGAGACCATCTACAAGTGGATCCGGGAGGACAAGAAGGCCGGGGGCGACCTTTACAAGCATTGCCGTCACAGGCTCAAGCACCGCAAGAGACCGGTGGGCTCCGTTAGAGGCATCCCCAACCGCAGGAGCATCCGGGAAAGGCCCGTGGAGGCCGACGGGAAGCGCTTCGGCGACTTCGAGATGGACACGATGATAGGGGCCGACCAGTCGGAGGCGATACTGACGGTGACGGAAAGGAAGACGAACCTCGTGATGATCGGGGAACTGCCCCGCGGAAGGGACTCGAAAGGGTTGGCCAAGGTGCTGTGCCGCATGTTGCTACCCTACAAGGACGTGATAAGGACGATCACCACGGACAACGGCTTGGAGTTCGCGGCGCACGAACGGATCACGGAGATGCTGGAAGCCCCGGTGTACTTCACCGACCCCTATTCGGCATGGCAAAAAGGATCGATCGAAAACGCGAACAAGCTCATCCGGCAATACATCCCCAAGGAGGCGTCCTTCAAGGACTATCCACCCGACAGATTGAAGCGGATACAGCACAGGCTGAATGAAAGACCGAGGAAAAAATTGGACTTTAACACACCCAAAGTTGAGTTTTACAAACAATTAATGTAA
- a CDS encoding IS4 family transposase, whose product MNKSTYFFGQSVFGQLISMIDSGIIARNSKRHKADHYVKRFMAKDHLISMLFCVFAKCSSLREVAGAMLGLSGKTRHFQLGHIPYRSTLSDANKRRSVDFFSGVYHDLLREYQHVISDTRFKAVLNKQVEIFDSTVISLFQDILKCVGRTPSNGKRKGGIKVHTVINVDEPVPKMVWFTSAATHDHALLKKLSPDDNTIYVFDKGYNDYKAFKLFGKKGAGFVTRIKDDAVYKVEQELHVEECIHSGVLEDTIIEVTVKEDDGQGKLMLRKVVFYDRVLKRKFEFLTNLFDLRPDMIAALYKIRWQIELLFRQLKGNFPLKYFLGDNENAIKTQIYCALIVNLLLTVVQKRLKRRWAFSNLVSFCRIHLFNYLHLMRFLENPERDWQRDDKNLGMLTLFRGAYF is encoded by the coding sequence ATGAACAAAAGTACTTATTTTTTCGGACAATCGGTTTTCGGACAGCTCATATCTATGATAGATTCAGGAATCATCGCTCGAAACAGCAAACGCCACAAGGCTGATCATTACGTGAAACGTTTCATGGCCAAGGATCACCTCATAAGCATGTTATTTTGTGTTTTCGCCAAATGCTCCTCCCTGCGAGAGGTGGCGGGCGCAATGCTCGGTCTTTCAGGCAAGACCAGGCATTTCCAACTCGGCCACATACCCTACAGGAGCACATTGTCGGACGCCAACAAGCGCCGGAGTGTTGATTTCTTCTCGGGCGTGTATCACGATTTGCTCCGCGAGTATCAACACGTGATCTCGGACACCCGGTTCAAGGCCGTGTTGAACAAGCAGGTCGAGATCTTCGACAGCACGGTCATCAGCTTGTTTCAGGACATCCTGAAGTGCGTCGGCAGAACACCCTCTAACGGTAAACGCAAAGGGGGGATCAAGGTGCACACCGTCATCAATGTGGACGAGCCCGTTCCCAAGATGGTATGGTTCACGTCCGCCGCCACGCACGACCACGCGCTGTTGAAGAAACTCAGCCCCGACGACAACACCATTTACGTCTTCGACAAGGGATACAACGACTACAAGGCCTTCAAGCTGTTCGGTAAGAAGGGGGCCGGCTTCGTCACCCGCATCAAGGACGACGCCGTTTACAAGGTGGAACAAGAGCTTCACGTTGAAGAATGTATTCATAGCGGCGTGCTGGAGGACACCATCATAGAGGTGACCGTCAAGGAGGACGATGGGCAGGGCAAGCTGATGTTGCGCAAGGTGGTGTTCTACGACAGGGTGTTGAAACGCAAGTTCGAGTTCCTCACCAACCTGTTCGACCTTCGTCCCGACATGATAGCCGCCCTTTACAAGATTAGATGGCAAATTGAATTGCTGTTCAGGCAGTTAAAAGGTAACTTCCCCTTGAAGTACTTCCTCGGGGACAACGAGAACGCGATAAAAACACAGATATATTGCGCCTTGATCGTGAACCTCTTGCTCACGGTTGTTCAAAAGCGGTTGAAACGGCGCTGGGCATTCTCGAACCTGGTATCATTTTGCAGGATACACCTGTTCAATTACTTGCATTTGATGAGATTTTTAGAAAATCCGGAACGAGACTGGCAACGGGATGACAAGAATTTAGGGATGCTCACCCTTTTCAGGGGGGCTTACTTTTGA
- a CDS encoding GNAT family N-acetyltransferase gives MTTENICIQKYRHSDREQILKVWERSVAATHHFLDPGDFEEIRKLVHGIDFDQFEVYCLKEDKEVVGFIGLADRKIEMLFLSPDHFGKGFGRKLVEFAVSAHQTDSVDVNEQNRDAVEFYEKLGFMAYERRETDDLGFEYPLLRMSLDRV, from the coding sequence ATGACAACCGAAAACATTTGCATTCAAAAGTATAGACATTCAGACAGGGAGCAGATCCTGAAGGTGTGGGAGAGGTCGGTTGCGGCCACTCACCATTTTCTGGATCCTGGTGACTTTGAGGAGATCAGAAAGCTCGTACATGGAATAGATTTCGATCAGTTTGAGGTATATTGCCTGAAAGAGGACAAGGAGGTGGTGGGTTTTATCGGTCTTGCAGACAGGAAGATCGAGATGCTCTTTCTCTCGCCCGACCATTTCGGGAAGGGATTTGGCAGGAAGCTGGTAGAGTTTGCAGTATCTGCCCATCAGACCGACAGCGTGGATGTGAACGAGCAAAACAGAGATGCAGTGGAATTCTATGAAAAGCTCGGCTTCATGGCTTACGAGCGGAGAGAGACGGATGATCTGGGGTTTGAGTATCCCCTACTAAGAATGAGCCTGGACAGGGTGTAG
- a CDS encoding GH92 family glycosyl hydrolase, producing the protein MKSRLLLLSLAAALLTACNPPAARNFVAHVNPNIGSDHSRWFFYTPAAQPFGMAKLGPSTDGTYGNEQGWEAVGYEDAHTSIDGFPFFHEFQIGGVSLMPVTGEVKNQPGLLENPDGGFRSRFEKSDEVAMPGFYSVILKDYQVKVELTATPRVGFQRYTFPETSDAHILFNIGNRQGESGAVRDAYVKQVDEFTVEGYVVTEPEYVKKYQAGATVSMYFYAKLDRAAETVNVFYQGGEILPGNEISGPGAMLCLNFNTKEGEQINVRTGLSYTSIDNARLNFEREANDLGFDEARQSAVEKWNHYLGRIRVTGGSDADKVKFYTGLYHALLGRGLASDVNGAYPKNDGTVGQIPLNSEGLPEHNHYNTDAVWGAYWNLTPLWAIAYPEYYNDFVNSQLLVFKDAGWLGDGIAASRYVSGVGTNMVSIALAGAYNCGIRNYDVEEVYRAVLKNELGWENRPEGAGKMDVKKFIDKGYVPYENSHFFGTHEGGSMFSASHTLEYSFSAYAAAQLASSLGHTEDYERLMKLSGGWELLFDDTLKLIRPRLEDGSFIHNFNPLESWRGFQEGNAVQYTFFVPHDPTSLIDRVGRDLFNHRLDSIFTEARKSIFGGGKTLNAFSGLSSPYNHGNQPSLHISWLFNFSGKPHLTQKWTRLICDEFYGVTGEHGYGYGQDEDQGQLGAWYVMSAIGLFDVKGLTEKEPQLQIGSPIFDKIEIALSDSYYGGGSFVIETINNSKENVYVQSISLNGNLQDSVFIPFKEIVSGGKLKLKMGPRPL; encoded by the coding sequence GTGAAATCAAGATTACTGTTATTATCGCTTGCGGCGGCATTGCTTACCGCCTGCAACCCACCGGCGGCACGGAATTTCGTGGCGCATGTAAACCCCAATATAGGGTCTGATCATAGCCGATGGTTTTTCTATACACCTGCCGCACAACCTTTTGGTATGGCCAAACTGGGGCCCTCTACCGACGGTACTTACGGTAACGAGCAAGGGTGGGAGGCTGTCGGATATGAAGATGCCCATACCTCCATCGATGGATTTCCCTTTTTCCACGAATTCCAGATCGGCGGGGTTTCACTGATGCCGGTTACCGGTGAGGTCAAGAACCAGCCCGGCCTGTTGGAGAATCCCGACGGCGGCTTCCGCTCACGGTTCGAGAAGAGCGACGAGGTGGCCATGCCCGGGTTCTACTCCGTTATTCTGAAGGATTATCAGGTCAAGGTAGAACTTACCGCAACCCCTCGAGTCGGTTTTCAACGCTACACCTTTCCTGAAACCTCCGATGCGCATATTCTATTCAATATAGGAAACCGCCAGGGTGAGAGTGGTGCCGTTCGCGATGCCTACGTCAAGCAGGTGGATGAGTTCACTGTTGAAGGGTATGTGGTCACCGAACCGGAGTACGTGAAGAAGTATCAGGCCGGTGCTACCGTTTCGATGTATTTCTACGCCAAACTGGATCGTGCTGCCGAGACGGTAAACGTCTTCTACCAGGGAGGAGAGATTCTCCCCGGCAACGAGATCAGTGGACCCGGTGCCATGCTCTGCCTCAATTTCAACACCAAGGAGGGCGAACAGATCAATGTCAGGACAGGACTCTCCTATACCTCTATCGACAATGCCCGTTTGAACTTCGAGCGGGAGGCGAACGACCTGGGTTTCGACGAAGCCAGGCAGTCGGCAGTAGAGAAGTGGAACCACTACCTGGGAAGGATTCGTGTTACCGGCGGCAGTGATGCCGACAAGGTCAAGTTCTACACCGGCCTCTATCATGCACTCCTGGGAAGGGGACTGGCCAGCGACGTGAACGGTGCCTATCCGAAGAACGACGGGACTGTGGGACAGATTCCACTCAATAGCGAAGGTCTGCCCGAGCACAACCACTACAATACCGATGCGGTATGGGGTGCCTACTGGAACCTGACACCGCTTTGGGCCATTGCCTACCCTGAATATTACAACGACTTCGTAAACAGCCAGCTGCTGGTCTTCAAGGATGCCGGATGGTTGGGCGACGGCATTGCTGCCAGCCGTTATGTTTCGGGCGTGGGAACCAACATGGTGAGCATTGCCCTGGCAGGTGCCTACAATTGCGGCATTCGCAACTACGATGTGGAGGAGGTTTACCGCGCGGTGCTGAAAAACGAGCTGGGATGGGAGAACCGTCCCGAGGGTGCCGGCAAGATGGATGTCAAGAAGTTTATCGACAAAGGGTATGTGCCCTACGAAAACAGTCACTTTTTCGGAACACACGAGGGCGGATCGATGTTCTCGGCCTCGCACACCCTAGAGTATTCGTTCAGTGCATATGCTGCAGCTCAATTGGCCAGCTCGCTCGGACATACCGAAGATTATGAACGCCTGATGAAGCTTTCCGGCGGTTGGGAACTTCTCTTTGACGATACGCTTAAACTGATTCGTCCACGGTTGGAGGATGGCAGCTTTATCCATAATTTCAACCCGCTGGAATCGTGGAGAGGTTTTCAAGAGGGTAATGCGGTGCAGTACACCTTCTTTGTGCCCCATGATCCGACAAGTCTGATCGACCGGGTGGGTCGCGACCTCTTCAACCACCGCCTCGATTCGATTTTCACCGAAGCAAGAAAATCGATCTTTGGTGGAGGAAAGACCCTGAATGCATTCTCGGGACTTTCAAGCCCATACAATCACGGAAACCAGCCCAGCCTGCACATTTCGTGGCTCTTCAACTTCTCCGGCAAGCCCCACCTGACCCAGAAATGGACCCGTCTCATCTGCGACGAGTTCTACGGGGTCACCGGCGAGCATGGATACGGTTATGGCCAGGATGAGGACCAGGGCCAGCTGGGTGCATGGTATGTGATGTCGGCAATTGGGCTGTTCGATGTGAAGGGGTTGACCGAGAAGGAACCTCAACTGCAGATCGGTAGCCCGATCTTCGACAAGATCGAGATTGCGTTGAGCGACAGTTATTACGGTGGCGGATCATTTGTGATCGAGACGATAAACAATTCAAAGGAGAATGTCTACGTTCAATCGATATCACTGAACGGCAATTTGCAGGATTCTGTTTTCATTCCCTTCAAGGAGATCGTTTCGGGAGGCAAATTGAAATTAAAAATGGGACCTCGACCTTTGTAA
- a CDS encoding glycoside hydrolase family 76 protein, with product MGIRLFAMVKPICFLLLFSSCVVSQKERPYLDRAGEMFELVWELYRVPDYGLFSEYYPNSYRPDLTYFNDSTRQAQEVSYLWPMSGLFSSAICLAALDGEKYAPYLDSMAMAVEQYYDNIRMPFGYQAYPVRFGKVDRYYDDNGLVGIDYVDSYMVTRNEGCLEKAKQVMSFILSGWDDEYEGGVSWLEGVRDQKPACSNGKAMVLALKLYEATGDSYYLETGKKFYFWMDKYLKDPERGIVWNSWLTKEGKIHPDLYTYNTGTLLQAAVSLYRATGEQSYLDNANFLAEGSYSFFVKRTDEGTPYINDLPWFNLVLFRGYHELFNVTGDRKYVDAIIEGLDYAWEHARDNSGLFYHDWTGRSDEKLKPKWLLDASCIPEFYARAAMIKGEI from the coding sequence ATGGGTATCAGACTTTTTGCAATGGTGAAACCGATATGTTTCCTGCTGCTGTTCTCCTCCTGTGTGGTCAGCCAGAAAGAGAGACCCTATCTCGACAGGGCAGGGGAGATGTTCGAACTGGTCTGGGAGCTTTACCGTGTTCCCGACTATGGCCTCTTCTCGGAGTACTATCCGAACAGTTACCGGCCCGATCTCACCTACTTCAACGACTCCACACGGCAGGCACAGGAGGTATCCTACCTCTGGCCCATGAGCGGGCTCTTCTCGTCCGCCATATGCCTCGCTGCGCTGGATGGAGAGAAGTATGCTCCTTACCTCGATTCGATGGCAATGGCCGTTGAGCAATACTATGACAACATCAGGATGCCGTTTGGCTATCAGGCCTATCCAGTACGGTTCGGGAAAGTAGACCGTTACTACGATGACAACGGACTGGTGGGGATCGATTATGTCGACTCCTACATGGTGACGCGCAACGAAGGCTGCCTGGAGAAGGCAAAACAGGTGATGAGTTTCATCCTGAGCGGTTGGGACGACGAGTATGAGGGTGGTGTATCGTGGCTTGAGGGTGTAAGGGACCAGAAACCCGCCTGCTCCAACGGCAAGGCGATGGTATTGGCGTTGAAGCTATACGAGGCCACGGGCGACAGTTACTACCTGGAGACGGGAAAGAAGTTCTATTTCTGGATGGATAAATACCTCAAGGATCCCGAGAGGGGTATAGTATGGAACTCTTGGCTGACCAAGGAGGGCAAGATACATCCCGACCTCTATACCTATAACACCGGCACCCTGCTTCAGGCTGCCGTGTCGCTCTACAGGGCAACCGGCGAGCAGAGCTATCTGGATAACGCCAACTTCCTGGCGGAGGGGAGTTACAGCTTCTTCGTAAAGCGTACCGATGAGGGGACACCCTATATTAACGACTTGCCCTGGTTCAATCTGGTGCTGTTCAGGGGCTACCATGAACTCTTTAACGTGACTGGCGACCGGAAATATGTGGATGCCATCATCGAGGGACTGGACTATGCCTGGGAGCATGCCCGGGACAATTCGGGCCTCTTCTATCACGACTGGACAGGCCGTTCGGATGAGAAGCTCAAACCCAAATGGCTGCTGGACGCCTCCTGCATACCGGAGTTTTACGCCCGTGCAGCAATGATAAAAGGTGAGATTTAA
- a CDS encoding glycoside hydrolase family 76 protein — MKLRYLFLLYITPLILACGGKDLEEFTPPDPVKPEEPDKELLYHERARELFDLINLYYRVNNGATAGLYNENYPKKAGDNPASYLWPYDGLVSGVTLLHKLGYNVDYSSFVNRFDLYYRTSANGNNIGGFGSSTDGTKGGGTRFYDDNSIVGINLVEAYRLTGNESYRSRAKDIVAFLQSGEDQLLGGGLWWNEDEKNIPGNENSNKPTCSNGYATHFLLQYYTICTDGEKAAVLAFAKRLYSWINTNLRDPDDGCYWNDIKPSGSINKTKWTYNTGVMISNGVQLFKLTGEQVYLDKATESARGSYSYFARPRGKLALAYPDHDPWFTTKLIRSYIDILPYHANAGSYINTFVNYLDYAWKNARFSNGLFYEDWTGTTPKRAEQLLMQAAALESLSLIAIYKGESVKK, encoded by the coding sequence TGCGGGGGAAAAGATCTGGAGGAGTTCACTCCTCCAGATCCCGTTAAACCGGAGGAGCCCGACAAGGAACTCCTCTATCATGAACGGGCCAGGGAACTTTTTGATCTGATCAACCTCTACTACCGGGTAAACAACGGTGCTACAGCCGGTTTATACAACGAGAACTATCCCAAGAAAGCAGGTGACAATCCCGCATCCTATCTCTGGCCTTACGACGGCCTTGTCTCGGGTGTAACCCTGTTGCACAAACTGGGTTACAATGTCGACTACAGCAGTTTTGTCAACCGGTTCGATCTCTACTACCGTACTTCGGCCAACGGCAATAATATTGGAGGATTTGGCTCCTCTACCGACGGCACCAAGGGTGGAGGAACCCGCTTTTATGACGACAACTCCATTGTTGGAATCAACCTGGTTGAGGCCTACAGGCTCACTGGCAACGAGTCGTATCGCTCCAGGGCGAAGGATATCGTCGCCTTCCTGCAATCGGGCGAGGACCAGCTGCTCGGCGGAGGGTTGTGGTGGAATGAGGATGAGAAGAATATCCCGGGAAACGAAAATTCCAATAAACCCACCTGTTCCAACGGATATGCCACCCACTTCCTGCTGCAGTATTACACCATCTGCACCGATGGTGAGAAAGCAGCAGTGCTCGCTTTTGCCAAGCGTCTCTACAGCTGGATCAACACCAACCTGCGCGATCCGGATGATGGTTGCTACTGGAACGATATCAAGCCGAGCGGATCGATCAACAAGACCAAGTGGACCTACAATACGGGTGTGATGATCTCCAACGGGGTTCAGCTCTTTAAACTGACCGGCGAACAGGTCTATCTCGACAAGGCCACGGAATCGGCCCGGGGATCCTACAGCTATTTTGCCCGTCCCCGCGGGAAACTGGCCCTGGCGTATCCCGACCATGATCCCTGGTTTACCACCAAGCTGATCCGCTCATATATCGATATCCTCCCTTATCATGCCAATGCAGGCAGCTACATCAATACATTTGTGAACTACCTCGACTATGCGTGGAAGAATGCACGATTCTCCAACGGTCTCTTCTACGAGGACTGGACCGGGACTACTCCCAAGCGGGCAGAGCAGCTGCTCATGCAGGCCGCCGCACTGGAGTCGCTCTCGCTTATCGCTATATACAAAGGTGAATCGGTGAAAAAATGA